From the genome of Myxococcota bacterium:
CCTCGGTCGGCAGGGCATCGGCACCCTCGACATCGAAGCCGAGCGCGACCACGTCGCTCGCGCGGGCGACCACCGCACCGCAGGCATCGTCACAGTGGCTGATGCTCCCGACGAACCCCTGGGGCCACACGGGGACCCGATCCGGGTCGCGGGGCAGGGCGCCCGCCTCGCCACCGAGGGTCGAGAGGGCATCGCGCGCGCAGGCGCGTCCAGCGGCGAACTCGCGTCGACGCTTCGCGACCGCCCTGGCCACGATGGCCACCTCGCCCGCCACGAGCGGCGCCTCCCAATCGCTCGCTTCCGCCATGCGCAGCGCGGAGGCTTCCGGAAACAGGGACGCGATCTCCGCGACGTGGGTCGGCAACGGCTGGGATCCTCTCGGGCCGCCGGCGTGGGCGAAGCGCGATTCTACGCCCGGCGCCTCGGGTCGCCCACGCTCCGGAGCCCCTTGGCGGGAAGCCCGGACTTCGGCGGGGTCCGGGCGAGGGGCTACTCTCGTTCTCCGTCGCTCGACGAACTGCCCGAGACCCGCGTGCAACCCGACCCCCCTGCCGACTCCGCCCCGCTCGCCCCTGCCGCCCCGGTGGCAGTCTCGGGCGACGCGCCCTTCCTGTACTTCGCCTGGCTGGTCGCGCTGGTCGGGACCTTCTCCAGCCTCTTCTTCGGCGAGGTGATGCAGCTGCCGCCG
Proteins encoded in this window:
- a CDS encoding 4'-phosphopantetheinyl transferase superfamily protein, translated to MPTHVAEIASLFPEASALRMAEASDWEAPLVAGEVAIVARAVAKRRREFAAGRACARDALSTLGGEAGALPRDPDRVPVWPQGFVGSISHCDDACGAVVARASDVVALGFDVEGADALPTEVIDTVLGPAERDRAQEHDRALGRDWAKLVWSAKESFYKAYFPRLRHTLEFHDAEVQLAGPGQFQVRLVDPSAPSWFGRREIEGRFVYRERLLYTGVFLEASDAGASEASG